The following are from one region of the Microbacterium sp. cx-55 genome:
- a CDS encoding ABC transporter permease, whose protein sequence is MTVDPIALPTVERPRSRMSTGRLFLSNPISVVSGSVLALIVVASVLAPWIAPYGINEIDVAGALAPPSGAHWFGTDELGRDVFSRVLAAGSTSLSIAAVAVLFALVVGVGLGAVAGYRGGWTDAAIMRVVDVMFAFPVLLLALAIVAIFRPGQLTTMIAIGVVYTPIFARVSRASALSVRTSPFVQVSQTMGTPAAWILYRHVLPNIAGPIVVQTSLSLAFAILSEAALSFLGLGIQPPSPSWGGMLFTAQGFLTQAWWMSVFPGAAIFVTALAFNLVGDGLRDVLDPRQRTLIEAKRTR, encoded by the coding sequence ATGACCGTCGACCCGATCGCCCTCCCCACCGTGGAGCGCCCGCGTTCCCGGATGTCCACCGGGCGCTTGTTCCTGTCCAACCCGATCTCCGTCGTCAGCGGCTCGGTGCTGGCACTCATCGTCGTCGCTTCCGTTCTCGCGCCGTGGATCGCGCCCTACGGGATCAACGAGATCGACGTCGCGGGCGCTCTCGCACCGCCCAGCGGCGCGCACTGGTTCGGTACCGACGAACTCGGGCGAGATGTCTTCTCTCGCGTGCTCGCCGCCGGCTCGACGTCGCTGTCCATCGCGGCGGTCGCGGTGCTCTTCGCGCTCGTCGTGGGGGTGGGGTTGGGGGCTGTTGCCGGCTACCGCGGCGGATGGACGGATGCCGCCATCATGCGCGTCGTCGATGTCATGTTCGCGTTCCCGGTGCTTCTGCTGGCGCTCGCGATCGTCGCGATCTTCCGACCCGGTCAGCTGACGACCATGATCGCGATCGGAGTGGTCTACACGCCGATCTTCGCCCGCGTCTCGCGCGCCAGCGCCCTCTCGGTGCGCACGTCGCCCTTCGTCCAGGTCTCGCAGACGATGGGGACCCCCGCTGCGTGGATCCTCTACCGTCACGTGCTGCCGAACATCGCGGGCCCGATCGTGGTGCAGACGTCGCTGTCGCTCGCTTTCGCGATCCTGTCCGAGGCGGCGTTGTCCTTCCTCGGCCTCGGTATCCAGCCGCCGTCGCCGTCGTGGGGTGGCATGCTCTTCACCGCGCAGGGGTTTCTGACGCAGGCATGGTGGATGAGCGTCTTCCCCGGGGCGGCGATCTTCGTCACCGCTCTCGCGTTCAATCTCGTGGGCGACGGGTTGCGGGACGTGCTCGATCCGCGTCAGCGGACCCTCATCGAAGCGAAGAGGACCAGATGA
- a CDS encoding ABC transporter permease, protein MRIQPARIARFLGVRLLSSAIVLLGVLVVVFALIQLVPGDPVRLALGTRYTPEAYEALRAASGLDRPLWEQFFGYLGSAVTGDLGVSFRNGQPVTTTLLERLPATVSLAVVGLLIALVIAIPAGIWSALREGRVSDLVVRLTSQFGVSIPDFWLGMLLISLFSVTLGWLPASGYAPLTEDPARWLRQVTLPGLTVGLVAGAIMTRYIRAAVIDVASSGYVRTAVSKGLSPRVVTFRHIVRGALVPVLTIAGIQLATILGGVVVVEVVFAWPGLGRLVYEAVAARDYPLIQGAVLLVAVMFIVVNLIVDALYAVADPRIRVS, encoded by the coding sequence ATGAGGATTCAGCCCGCACGCATCGCGCGGTTTCTCGGCGTTCGTCTGCTCTCGTCGGCGATCGTCCTGTTGGGGGTGCTGGTGGTCGTCTTCGCCCTCATCCAGCTCGTCCCGGGTGATCCGGTCCGGCTCGCATTGGGCACCCGCTACACGCCGGAGGCGTACGAGGCGCTGCGTGCAGCATCCGGACTCGACCGTCCGCTCTGGGAGCAGTTCTTCGGTTATCTCGGGAGCGCCGTCACCGGAGATCTGGGCGTCAGCTTCCGCAACGGCCAGCCGGTCACCACGACCCTGCTCGAACGTCTTCCCGCGACGGTGTCGCTCGCGGTGGTCGGACTCCTGATCGCCCTGGTGATCGCGATTCCCGCGGGGATCTGGTCGGCGTTGCGAGAGGGGCGCGTGAGCGACCTGGTGGTGCGGCTGACCAGTCAGTTCGGTGTCTCCATCCCGGACTTCTGGCTCGGGATGCTGCTGATCTCTCTGTTCTCGGTGACCCTCGGCTGGCTTCCGGCCAGCGGTTATGCGCCGCTCACTGAGGACCCCGCCCGATGGCTGCGACAGGTGACGCTCCCGGGGCTGACGGTCGGACTGGTGGCCGGGGCGATCATGACCCGTTACATTCGCGCAGCCGTCATCGATGTCGCCTCGTCGGGATACGTGCGCACCGCGGTGTCCAAAGGGCTTTCGCCCCGCGTGGTCACGTTCCGCCACATCGTTCGCGGGGCTCTGGTTCCCGTCCTCACGATCGCGGGTATTCAGCTGGCGACGATCCTCGGTGGCGTGGTCGTGGTCGAGGTCGTCTTCGCCTGGCCGGGGCTCGGTCGCCTCGTCTACGAGGCGGTCGCCGCGCGCGACTACCCGCTCATCCAGGGCGCGGTCCTCCTGGTCGCCGTCATGTTCATCGTCGTGAACCTCATTGTCGATGCGCTCTACGCGGTCGCCGACCCGAGGATCCGGGTTTCGTGA